A genomic region of Anopheles coustani chromosome 3, idAnoCousDA_361_x.2, whole genome shotgun sequence contains the following coding sequences:
- the LOC131267637 gene encoding putative nuclease HARBI1 has protein sequence MVPLMLLGVEETIREENQAERQFRENLRVNRNVLELQDERFVRNFRVSRYVFREILDEIGDEISPTYRNGITAIQKLAATLRFLAEGTYQHGVGKDFFVPMAQSTFSVVLSQTLDAIERKLCAKWIRLNMTIREKEDANAFFFSKSGIPGVVMCVDGTHIRIMKPRTNQHLYYNRKGYFSINALMICDNRQKIRFVNAKYGGASHDSHVWNRSPADNFFAAKYRNEEQDFKLLGDSAYPGKPWIIKPIRNAQPYTSHAEYNSRHSKGRFIIERAFGVLKSRFQCIAGARQLHYTPEKSLQIINVCSALHNMMIEHRQ, from the exons ATGGTTCCTCTCATGCT TTTAGGTGTGGAAGAAACAATCAGGGAAGAAAACCAAGCAGAACGACAATTTCGTGAAAATTTAAGAGTGAATAGAAATGTGTTGGAACTGCAAGATGAAAG GTTTGTGAGAAACTTCCGAGTAAGTCGGTATGTGTTCCGCGAGATACTCGACGAGATCGGAGACGAAATTTCTCCAACTTATCGAAATGGGATAACCGCCATTCAAAAACTGGCTGCAACTTTAAGATTTTTGGCTGAAGGTACATATCAGCATGGCGTGGGTAAAGACTTTTTCGTTCCAATGGCGCAGAGCACATTCTCCGTTGTATTAAGCCAAACATTAGATGCCATAGAGAGAAAGTTGTGTGCAAAATGGATCAGACTAAATATGACCATTCGAGAAAAAGAAGATGCCAATGCATTTTTCTTCTCGAAAAGTGGAATCCCAGGAGTTGTGATGTGCGTAGATGGAACACACATCAGAATTATGAAACCAAGAACAAATCAACATCTGTATTACAATCGGAAAGGTTATTTTAGCATTAACGCTTTAATG aTATGCGATAACCGACAAAAAATTCGATTTGTCAATGCGAAGTATGGTGGAGCAAGCCATGATTCTCATGTTTGGAACCGAAGCCCTGCCGATAACTTCTTTGCTGCTAAGTATCGTAATGAAGAACAAGATTTTAAACTTCTAG GTGACTCTGCTTACCCCGGCAAACCGTGGATAATAAAACCAATAAGAAATGCCCAACCATACACGTCGCATGCCGAATACAATAGCCGTCATAGCAAAGGAAGGTTTATTATAGAAAGAGCCTTCGGTGTTTTAAAAAGCCGGTTTCAATGTATTGCTGGCGCAAGGCAGCTTCATTATACTCCTGAAAAAAGTTTACAGATAATAAATGTTTGTAGCGCGCTTCATAACATGATGATTGAGCATAGACAATAA
- the LOC131272435 gene encoding uncharacterized protein LOC131272435, whose amino-acid sequence MNDTTAEQTTTASAQPTKTEPHMASGASISVEAINTMRINPPDMNIEDLQSYFWALEHWFAASGITETMDARRYHIVLAQLPARSRPDLRPLLDAAPAGNKYEFAKRTIIAHYEESQRSRLQRLLSDMVLGDRKPSQLLAEMRRTANGAMSDSMLLDLWIGRLPPHIQCAVIATPAAAAEKARVADAVMDSYALHHRTGPYQSIAEVTSSTVELLSRQVAELTKRLDGMAVQQRRAEPRHRQRSHSRSSNRSKTSGFCYYHQRFGHAAKKCQDPCMFESQQQQERNNNASTSS is encoded by the coding sequence ATGAACGACACGACCGCCGAACAAACCACGACCGCTAGCGCCCAACCAACAAAAACGGAGCCGCACATGGCGTCAGGCGCAAGCATTTCAGTGGAGGCGATTAACACCATGCGAATAAACCCACCGGACATGAACATCGAGGACCTGCAATCTTACTTCTGGGCACTGGAACATTGGTTTGCTGCGAGCGGTATTACTGAAACCATGGACGCGCGACGGTACCACATTGTGTTGGCCCAGCTTCCAGCGCGCTCACGTCCTGACCTACGGCCACTCCTCGATGCAGCACCCGCTGGGAACAAATATGAATTCGCCAAGCGCACCATCATCGCACACTACGAGGAGTCGCAAAGGAGCCGGCTACAGCGACTGCTATCCGACATGGTTCTTGGAGACCGCAAACCTTCCCAACTGCTTGCGGAGATGCGACGCACTGCGAACGGGGCCATGTCCGACTCCATGCTATTAGACCTGTGGATAGGACGGTTGCCTCCACACATCCAATGCGCCGTGATCGCCACTCCTGCAGCCGCAGCAGAAAAAGCGAGGGTTGCCGACGCAGTAATGGACTCCTACGCATTACACCATCGCACGGGCCCATACCAAAGCATCGCGGAAGTTACATCGAGCACAGTCGAACTCCTTTCGCGACAGGTAGCCGAGCTTACCAAACGCCTCGATGGAATGGCAGTTCAACAACGTCGTGCAGAACCCCGACACCGACAGCGCTCCCACTCGCGGTCCTCAAACCGATCGAAAACCAGCGGATTCTGCTACTACCACCAGCGTTTCGGCCACGCCGCAAAAAAGTGCCAGGACCCGTGCATGTTCGAgtcacaacagcagcaggagcGCAATAACAACGCGAGCACCTCTTCATGA